In Parabacteroides timonensis, the genomic stretch CATGAAGAGTAAAAACACACAGAATACACATATAAAAAATCAGCTTTAAAACAGAAGATATCCTCATACTATCATATTGGAATTAAATTTACAATTTGTATTCTTCTATCTTACGATACAAAGTTGTCAGACCAATTCCCAACAGACGGGATGTTTCGGTTTTGTTGCCATTTGTGTATTTCAAAACCTTTTGGATATGCACTTTTTCAACTCCACTCAAGTCGAAACCGGAATAAGAACCGGTACTTGTGATTTCAGGATGTTGCAAATTCAACGGGAGAGAGTCGGGCGTAAGCATATTGCCATCGGCGATAATCAAACTGCGTTCCACTACGTTGCGGAGTTCGCGCACATTACCTTTCCAGCTATGTTGCTTCAGGATATTAATATATTCCGGCGAAATCGTTTGAATCGCTTTTCCCATTTTCGTTGAAAGAGAATCTACAAACGATTTTATATGAAGTGGTATGTCTTCAATATGTTCACGGAGCGGTGGCAGGTGAATCTGAAAGACTGACAAACGATAGAATAAATCTTCACGGAAATGTCCTTCGGCAATCTCCTTTGACAAATCCCGGTTGGTAGCTGCTATTATACGTACATTTACCTTGATAGGACGCGTATCTCCTATTTTTATGAACTCACCGGTTTCGAGTATACGCAGTAACTTCGCCTGCAAATCGAAAGCCATTTCACCTATTTCATCCAAAAAGATCGTTCCGTTGTTCGCTTCTTCAAATAACCCTTTTGTATCCTTCATAGCACCGGTAAATGCTCCTGCTTTATGGCCAAACATTTCACTCTCCAATAAATCACGACTGAAAGATGAACAGTTGATTGCCACAAACGCTTTCCCCTGTCGACTGCTAGCCTGATGGATGGATTGTGCAAAGACTTCTTTACCAGTACCTGTTTCGCCAGTCAGCAAAACGGGAACATCGGTCTGAGCTACTTTTTGGGCTAATGCAATCGCTTCCTGAATAGCCGGAGACTTTCCAACAATTGTATTAAACGAATACTGTTGACCTACAGGGGATTTTGATACTTTTGCCAGACAATAGGCAGCCGTTGCTTTTTCCGTTGCCTTAGCGATCAAAGGAAGAATTTTATTATTGTCGTCGCCTTTAGTTATATAATCAAAAGCTCCGTTCTTTATGGCTTGCACGCCATCCGGTATATTTCCGTGTGCAGTCAATAAGATCACTTCGGAAAGAGGGCGCAACTTCTTCAATTCTGTAACCAACTCCACGCCACTTCCGTCGGGTAGTCGAACGTCACACAATACGACTTCCGGACTATACTGTTCCAGTTGTTTTAATCCTGCTTTGCAACAGGAAGCCTGAAGGACTTCATAACCCTCCAGTTCAATAATACGTGACAGTAAATTTAAAATCTGTTTCTCGTCGTCAATGATCAATACTTTTCCCATCTCGCTTAGTTTCTGAAAACAACGGCAAATGTACAATATTATTCGTTTCTGCAAGAAAGCTACATATATAATATGAAATCTAAAGCAGGCTGATCAAGGCTTGTTTATTCAATATTTTTACTTTTCCACGGGAAATACTGATAAAGTTACTATCGACCAGTTTACCTATTTCTTTGGATAGAGCCGGCCGCGTTACACCGAAATATTCAGCTAACTGCACTTGGTTGTGTTCCATATCCACTATATCTTCTCCCTCTTTCAGGTGATCCAATAAATAATAGATATAGCGGCTGCGGATTCCACGGAAAGACAAGACACGGAGACGAGTCATAGTACATTTATTACAACTCGTGCTTACACATAGGAAGTTATGGAGCAATAGAGGCATTGAATGCATCATCTTAAAAAAAGAGTCTTTGGCTATCTTCATCAGTACGACATCTTCCTCCACTGAGAATGTGGCAGGAAAGAGATTCTTTTCAGAAAAGACATGCGGTGTTGCAAAGGTTCGTGGGGCCTGGATCACCTCTACCCGAACTTCTACTCCGGACACATCGACAACATCAACGTTCAGTTTACCTTCCAGCAATACATGTATAGCCTGGCAGGGAGATCCCTGATGGATAATAGTTTTTCCTTTTGGGTAATTTTCCAGCGTATACTCAAGATTTTCAAGGAAGTCTTCCTGCATCTTCTGCGTAAAGTTCCTGAAGAGCGGTATTTTAAAGATATCGGTTATGTTCATTCAGCATCGATTTAGTGTCGGAAATGTTTACACAAAGTTAAGAACATTTCCGACACTGACAAATCACCATTTCGCCATAAATATGCGTGGGTTTATGTTTAATGACAACCAACCCCAGTCTTGCCAACTGTCTTTGCTGCCACCTTTAACAACTTCCATTGTTGAAGTTCCGAACATTGTTGAATATCCGGCGGATAGTTTGACATCTTTCATGATCTGCCAATCTACCTGAAGATCGATTTCAGAACCCAGACCACGATCCAACTTTACTTCATGATTTGTTAGAATATCGCTGGTAATTGAAAAATAATGATAAGCCAGTGATAAGTTTACTTTCGGAGAGGCTTTAAAGGCTGCTTTTATTTGATTATCCCACAGACCCGGATTAAGTCCATTTATAAAACCGGAAGCATAGAAATAGTCCATTGCACCATAGAATTTATGATGAGTTCCATACAACGGGTCGAAAGCTTTGTATTTGCTATCGGCTCCTGATGCATTGCTTTCACCGCTTAAGTAGTCACTTCCAATGCCAACACTCCAACGAGAGTCGATTTTATAAGCAGCATTTAATGCCCAAAGGAAGGCTGAGACATCACGGTCGGCTTTATTCTTTCCGAATTCATAGTAGAATGTACCGCCAAAAGTCCAGTCACCCGGTGTATAATACAGGTTTGTACCTAATAGCTGCATGTATTTTGTATCAGACTTTTGGGTTTTCTGATCGCCCGCTTCCAGTCCTAAGTTCATGAACATAAAAGAAGCGTTGAAGGCTTTGCTGCAAGTGTGTTGATACCACAGGGTTTGCATGTTCTTATAAGGTTGTCCTCCATCAGCATAGTACGTTCCGCCGATCGTTTTCTCATCATTCTGATTGAAGGCCAGGATCAAATGAAGTTTGTTCTGTTTATTTTCATATCCCAGTTTCAATGCATCATGATAACGGCCAGCAACGTTCCAGTCTAATCCTCCCAGAATACGCTCGTCGTCATAGATCAATGATTGGCGACCAAGTTTTGCAAAAATGCCGTAACCAAAATCAAGCTGAGCCCAGGCTTCATTCAATATAAAACGTCCATTCTTATCAATCTGAGGATCTTGTCCCCATACGCCGACATGTTGTGCGGAAAGACCGATCGACAAGCGTTCGCGTTCATAATTCATCGACAGACGGGCACGGTTATTGATAAACCCTGCTGCTTCCGCCCCTTCACTACGAGGGAATAAGACACCATTCCGATATTCTGCCCGTGGACGTATCTGGGCACTCATGGAGAATGTGTTCTCCTTATCTTTAGCTGTTTCATTTTCGTCAGCCTTCATCCATACCGAACCCAGTAATAGTAATCCGGACAATACAATCATGTGTGTTTTCATATTGATTATACTTTAAGTTTTTATAAGTTCAATATTATACTAATATACTTTTATTCCATATTATAGACATGTACACTGTTACCCTGTGCCGAAGGGAGGTAGTTCACGCCGAACCAACAAACTTGCAGCAGGACAAATGCAAATACCAATAATCCGAGAGCCGCCTTATATCGTGTATGCCGATGAAGCCGGAAATGAATGTATAATAGATTTCCCAGCCACGTAGCAGCAGCCCATGTTTCTTTCGGGTCCCAGCCCCAGTAATGTCCCCAAGCCTCTTTGGCCCAGAGCGCCCCGAAGAGCATTCCGATAGTAAGGAAAGCGGTTCCTACATATACCAGGTTATCGCATAGGCTCATCACATTCGGATCGATCGCAGTCTTCCTTGAACGAACCAATAAATAAATGGCAACGACAGCCGCAGCCCCTAGCATCGCATATGCAAACATATAGACAATAACGTGTGGAGCAAACCACGGACTTTGCAAAGCAGGCATCAACGTCTTGTTATGTATCTCCGGTTTAAAGATATTGATACAGATAAATACAAATGACAAAACCGTACTAAACGATAAAATCCATTTATACCGCCAACGTATATACGTTATGATCCCGGCTACCGGCAGAAAGAAAGAATACCATAAGCGCGTC encodes the following:
- a CDS encoding sigma-54-dependent transcriptional regulator, yielding MGKVLIIDDEKQILNLLSRIIELEGYEVLQASCCKAGLKQLEQYSPEVVLCDVRLPDGSGVELVTELKKLRPLSEVILLTAHGNIPDGVQAIKNGAFDYITKGDDNNKILPLIAKATEKATAAYCLAKVSKSPVGQQYSFNTIVGKSPAIQEAIALAQKVAQTDVPVLLTGETGTGKEVFAQSIHQASSRQGKAFVAINCSSFSRDLLESEMFGHKAGAFTGAMKDTKGLFEEANNGTIFLDEIGEMAFDLQAKLLRILETGEFIKIGDTRPIKVNVRIIAATNRDLSKEIAEGHFREDLFYRLSVFQIHLPPLREHIEDIPLHIKSFVDSLSTKMGKAIQTISPEYINILKQHSWKGNVRELRNVVERSLIIADGNMLTPDSLPLNLQHPEITSTGSYSGFDLSGVEKVHIQKVLKYTNGNKTETSRLLGIGLTTLYRKIEEYKL
- a CDS encoding Crp/Fnr family transcriptional regulator produces the protein MNITDIFKIPLFRNFTQKMQEDFLENLEYTLENYPKGKTIIHQGSPCQAIHVLLEGKLNVDVVDVSGVEVRVEVIQAPRTFATPHVFSEKNLFPATFSVEEDVVLMKIAKDSFFKMMHSMPLLLHNFLCVSTSCNKCTMTRLRVLSFRGIRSRYIYYLLDHLKEGEDIVDMEHNQVQLAEYFGVTRPALSKEIGKLVDSNFISISRGKVKILNKQALISLL
- a CDS encoding alginate export family protein, translated to MKTHMIVLSGLLLLGSVWMKADENETAKDKENTFSMSAQIRPRAEYRNGVLFPRSEGAEAAGFINNRARLSMNYERERLSIGLSAQHVGVWGQDPQIDKNGRFILNEAWAQLDFGYGIFAKLGRQSLIYDDERILGGLDWNVAGRYHDALKLGYENKQNKLHLILAFNQNDEKTIGGTYYADGGQPYKNMQTLWYQHTCSKAFNASFMFMNLGLEAGDQKTQKSDTKYMQLLGTNLYYTPGDWTFGGTFYYEFGKNKADRDVSAFLWALNAAYKIDSRWSVGIGSDYLSGESNASGADSKYKAFDPLYGTHHKFYGAMDYFYASGFINGLNPGLWDNQIKAAFKASPKVNLSLAYHYFSITSDILTNHEVKLDRGLGSEIDLQVDWQIMKDVKLSAGYSTMFGTSTMEVVKGGSKDSWQDWGWLSLNINPRIFMAKW
- the ccsA gene encoding cytochrome c biogenesis protein CcsA, which codes for MEWSHFIYFALPAVACWSIGAAMAYRPNRSGLVLLWTILGLAIFMTFIVGMWLSLERPPLRTMGETRLWYSFFLPVAGIITYIRWRYKWILSFSTVLSFVFICINIFKPEIHNKTLMPALQSPWFAPHVIVYMFAYAMLGAAAVVAIYLLVRSRKTAIDPNVMSLCDNLVYVGTAFLTIGMLFGALWAKEAWGHYWGWDPKETWAAATWLGNLLYIHFRLHRHTRYKAALGLLVFAFVLLQVCWFGVNYLPSAQGNSVHVYNME